The following proteins are encoded in a genomic region of Sesamum indicum cultivar Zhongzhi No. 13 linkage group LG8, S_indicum_v1.0, whole genome shotgun sequence:
- the LOC105169614 gene encoding deSI-like protein At4g17486: MKSKLKNGWRSIVPLHVQGESAMRFCVFPKVKSASYSPGDTPVFLNVYDLTPVNGYFYWAGVGVFHSGVEVHGTEYAFGAHDYPTSGVFEVEPRQCPGFRFRKSIFMGTTHLNRDQVREFMEHQATNYYGDSYHLVVKNCNHFCDDICYKLTGNRIPKWVNRLARIGSFCNCILPESLKATTVRHDANYQDLESERKSLRSSLSCFSSISMHQKEREVSISSLFLHSHYKGCLPPWELKKSRSKSLKEG; the protein is encoded by the exons atgaaatcaaaattgaaaaatggcTGGCGATCTATCGTGCCTCTTCATGTGCAAGGCGAATCAGCCATGAGGTTTTGTGTGTTCCCTAAAGTTAAATCGGCAAGCTATAGCCCCGGCGACACTCCTGTTTTTCTCAATGTATATGACTTAACTCCGGTCAATGGCTACTTCTACTGGGCTGGCGTTGGCGTCTTTCACTCTGGCGTGGAAG TGCACGGTACTGAATATGCTTTTGGAGCTCATGATTATCCTACTAGTGGCGTCTTTGAAGTTGAACCTCGCCAATGCCCTGGATTCAGATTTCGCAAGTCAATTTTCATGGGCACAACACATTTGAACCGTGACCAAGTTAGAGAATTCATGGAGCACCAAGCCACAAATTACTATGGTGATTCATATCACTTGGTTGTTAAGAACTGCAACCATTTCTGTGATGACATATGCTACAAGTTGACGGGCAACCGGATCCCGAAATGGGTGAACCGGCTAGCGAGGATAG GTTCATTCTGCAACTGTATACTCCCGGAATCTCTTAAAGCAACTACTGTTCGTCATGATGCAAATTATCAAGATTTGGAGTCTGAGAGAAAGAGCCTGAGAAGCTCTTTAAGCTGCTTCTCCTCAATCTCAATGCAccagaaagagagagaagtaTCTATATCATCATTGTTCCTACACTCCCACTACAAAGGCTGCCTTCCTCCTTGGGAGTTGAAGAAATCCAGAAGTAAGTCTCTGAAAGAAGGATAG
- the LOC110012390 gene encoding uncharacterized protein LOC110012390, which yields MGALETGNAEVKCKHSSEMEPTKERKRVKVSMQDIATQGLESTSSAAVETSSVKKMGRKYNRKEKDVKKSTGPRKNATSKSKTGSADQIDYQAPPKKFTATQKSSDEEGCPASTLKSEPHTGPEVKEYCDSLKARVADLRQETFMLSCQLQKRANKCMKLRDANRLLMDELKKMCEQFVIDILEAKNPDNALQTE from the exons ATGGGAGCTCTAGAAACTGGGAACGCAGAGGTGAAATGCAAACATTCCTCGGAAATGGAACCTAccaaagaaaggaaaagggtTAAAGTTTCCATGCAAGACATAGCAACTCAG GGTTTAGAGTCAACGAGTTCAGCGGCTGTAGAAACATCGTCCGTAAAGAAGATGGGCAGAAAATATAACCGAAAGGAAAAGGATGTAAAGAAATCTACAGGTCCCAGGAAAAATGCTACTTCAAAAAG CAAAACCGGATCGGCAGATCAAATAGACTATCAAGCTCCTCCAAAG AAATTCACTGCAACTCAGAAGAGCTCAG ACGAGGAGGGTTGTCCGGCGTCCACTCTGAAATCAGAACCACATACTGGACCTGAAGTCAAG GAATATTGTGATTCCTTGAAAGCTAGGGTGGCTGACCTGAGGCAGGAAACCTTCATGCTTAGTTGTCAATTGCAGAAGCGTGCTAATAAGTGTATGAAGCTTAGAGATGCCAATAGACTTTTAATG GATGAGTTAAAGAAGATGTGTGAACAATTTGTAATAGACATTCTTGAAGCAAAGAATCCAGATAATGCTCTTCAAACAGAGTAG
- the LOC105169615 gene encoding arabinosyltransferase RRA2-like — MIGGRRETGFSKRDGGGGGQSFCRSRIAAAIFVGIFLGGVFAFFYPDGFFVSSPSVHHSVANSDSEVITSSCASSERINMLKSEFIAASEKNARFKMQIRELTEKLQLAEQRKDNAQKQVLVLGEQQKAGPFGTVKGSRTNPTVVPDESVNPRLAKILEKVAVNRELIVTLANSNVKDMLELWFTNIKRVGIPNYLVFALDEEIASFCQSKDVPVYKRDNDEVKRDQDKNFESIARTGGNHAVSGLKFRILREFLQLGYSVLLSDVDIIYLKNPFNHLYRDSDVESMTDGHNNMTAYGYDDVFDEPTMGWARYAHTMRLWVYNSGFFYIRPTIPSIELLDRVAGRLARENAWDQAVFNEELFFPSYPGYEGLHASRRTMDYYLFMNSKVLFKTVRKDSQLSKLKPVIIHLNYHPDKFPRMKAVVDYYVNGKQDALSPFPDGSDW, encoded by the exons ATGATTGGCGGTCGTAGAGAGACTGGCTTTAGCAAAAGAGACGGCGGAGGTGGCGGCCAGTCGTTTTGCCGATCGCGAATCGCCGCCGCGATCTTCGTCGGAATATTCCTCGGCGGTGTTTTCGCCTTCTTTTACCCCGATGGATTTTTTGTCTCATCGCCTTCGGTTCACCATTCTGTCGCCAACTCCGATTCCGAG GTTATTACCTCTTCATGCGCGTCATCAGAACGCATCAACATGTTAAAATCAGAGTTCATTGCTGCTTCAGAGAAAAATGCACGGTTTAAAATGCAAATTAGGGAGTTGACCGAGAAGCTTCAGCTGGCAGAACAAAGGAAGGATAATGCACAGAAACAGGTGTTGGTGTTAGGTGAACAGCAAAAAGCTGGGCCTTTTGGCACAGTTAAGGGATCACGAACCAACCCTACAGTAGTACCTGACGAGTCTGTTAACCCAAGATTGGCAAAGATACTGGAGAAAGTTGCTGTGAATCGTGAACTTATTGTCACCCTTGCAAATTCAAATGTTAAGGACATGTTGGAGTTGTGGTtcacaaatatcaaaagagTGGGCATACCTAATTACTTGGTTTTTGCTTTGGATGAGGAAATTGCCAGTTTCTGTCAATCAAAAGATGTTCCagtatataaaagagacaatGATGAAGTCAAAAGAGACcaagataaaaattttgaatccaTTGCAAGAACAGGAGGAAATCATGCTGTCTCAGGATTAAAATTCCGAATCTTGAGGGAGTTCTTGCAGCTGGGTTATAGCGTTCTGCTCTCAGATGTTGACATAATCTACTTAAAAAATCCATTCAATCATCTTTACAGGGACTCAGATGTGGAGTCCATGACCGACGGTCACAATAACATGACAGCTTATGGATACGACGACGTTTTTGATGAGCCTACAATGGGTTGGGCAAGGTATGCTCACACAATGAGGTTATGGGTTTATAATTCAGGGTTCTTTTATATAAGACCTACAATCCCCTCTATAGAGCTTTTAGATAGAGTGGCTGGTAGGCTGGCTCGAGAGAATGCATGGGACCAAGCAGTCTTCAATGAGGAGCTTTTCTTCCCATCATATCCTGGTTATGAGGGGCTTCACGCTTCCAGAAGAACTATGGATTACTATCTGTTCATGAACAGTAAAGTTCTCTTCAAAACCGTGAGGAAAGACTCTCAACTCAGCAAGCTTAAGCcagtaataattcatttaaattatcacCCAGATAAGTTTCCGCGAATGAAAGCAGTCGTTGATTACTATGTGAATGGGAAGCAAGATGCTTTGAGTCCCTTCCCTGATGGTTCAGATTGGTAA